A genomic stretch from Arachis stenosperma cultivar V10309 chromosome 3, arast.V10309.gnm1.PFL2, whole genome shotgun sequence includes:
- the LOC130970519 gene encoding probable inactive receptor kinase At2g26730: protein MGFSPFRLQQLVTSFAVVATLLSIVGTAQEDPININEQQNDNNNSPIIARVLQDNEGNDSPSPGHNNTPALLLILNVVLVLAIILLLMLYYNTARKLNKMMKLQQQDPNNKKCIVVKKEVEKEDIEESSGWEKKIEIGEGTKLRVEERKELMFFNGNKTRFEMGQLLRASAETLGQGMMGNSYKAMMHDGPTIVVKRLRDLKPFTAKEFEALLRVIAGMQHPNLLPLLAYYHSRDEKLLLYKYAQNGNLFSRLHDGRDGNRVPLKWNSRLSIAKFVAGAMEYLHSNTKNPNIVPHGNLKTTNVLIDENDVALVSDYGLSALIAQPIAVQRMVIYKSPEYVQSKRVTAQSDVWSYGCLLLELLTGKISACSSPHGSNGVDLCGWVHRAVREEWTAEIFDKEIYRQKNVQSGMIRMLEIAMLCTERFPENRPGMSQVVREVEKIQAVPAASESVDEDDLSAERSFTDDSLSMYSTSHSGIILADN from the exons ATGGGATTTTCTCCTTTTCGTCTTCAACAACTTGTTACTTCTTTTGCAGTTGTTGCCACATTATTGAGCATTGTTGGCACAGCACAAGAGGATCCTATCAACATCAATGAACAACAAAACGATAATAATAACTCTCCTATTATTGCTCGAGTACTGCAAGATAATGAAGGCAACGATTCTCCATCACCAGGTCACAATAATACTCCAGCTTTGTTATTAATCCTGAATGTGGTTCTTGTTCTTGCAATCATACTGCTCTTGATGCTATACTACAACACAGCAAGAAAACTGAACAAGATGATGAAGTTGCAGCAGCAGGATCCCAATAACAAAAAATGCATTGTTGTGAAGAAAGAGGTGGAAAAAGAGGATATTGAAGAGAGCAGCGGTTGGGAGAAGAAGATAGAGATAGGAGAAGGTACAAAGCTGAGGGTGGAGGAGAGAAAAGAACTCATGTTCTTCAACGGCAACAAGACAAGGTTTGAGATGGGACAACTTCTAAGGGCGTCAGCAGAGACACTGGGACAGGGAATGATGGGGAACAGTTACAAGGCCATGATGCATGATGGACCGACCATTGTTGTGAAGAGGCTGAGGGACTTGAAACCTTTCACTGCGAAGGAATTCGAAGCACTGCTGCGTGTCATTGCAGGGATGCAGCACCCTAATTTGTTGCCTTTGCTTGCTTACTAccattcaagagatgaaaagcTGCTTCTCTACAAATATGCACAGAATGGGAACCTTTTCTCTAGGCTTCACG ATGGTAGAGATGGAAATCGGGTGCCATTGAAATGGAATTCAAGGCTATCAATTGCAAAATTCGTAGCTGGAGCAATGGAGTACCTGCACAGTAACACCAAGAACCCTAACATTGTGCCACACGGCAACCTCAAGACTACAAACGTGCTCATAGACGAAAACGACGTCGCCCTCGTCTCCGACTACGGCCTCTCCGCCCTAATAGCCCAACCTATCGCCGTTCAGCGCATGGTCATTTATAAGTCACCGGAATACGTCCAGTCAaagcgagtgacagcgcagtcCGATGTTTGGAGCTACGGATGCCTCCTCCTCGAGCTCTTAACCGGAAAAATTTCTGCCTGCTCTTCTCCGCATGGATCGAACGGTGTTGATCTGTGCGGTTGGGTTCATAGAGCGGTGAGGGAGGAATGGACGGCTGAGATCTTTGATAAAGAGATCTATAGGCAGAAGAATGTTCAGAGTGGGATGATACGGATGCTTGAGATTGCGATGCTTTGTACGGAGAGGTTCCCGGAGAATCGGCCTGGGATGAGCCAGGTTGTTAGGGAAGTTGAGAAGATACAGGCAGTGCCGGCAGCGTCGGAGTCGGTGGATGAGGATGATCTCTCTGCTGAGAGGTCTTTCACTGATGATTCTCTTTCTATGTATTCAACAAGTCACTCTGGAATTATTCTTGCAGATAATTAA